In one Butyrivibrio proteoclasticus B316 genomic region, the following are encoded:
- a CDS encoding leucine-rich repeat protein gives MFLYELVKDKKDNHEYIEITGYEGSVTDLVIPDEIDGVKVESIGSHAFSSRDDLKSVQIPETVRILRSYVFHNSRNLKKISLYDSIDDYYDGVVRQCDSLEEVDITINRSWFEVMRNFLSDSDRAIRFVIHDKFAAGNDHDMGKAEGSSIEAMLSFPGYVYDFNENTMARTIQFSIAGAGYAYRECVDRRKIDFRQYDSLFAKAMIDGGTICQDIAIGRLLYPLELEERFRASYAEYVRNNGTDILKRFIDLAAGNTEQLAFLGKLLEKDDKGNDRFSDNDIEKAVEYAATKDNPAVTSLFMEKTRKASVGSEFSFKF, from the coding sequence ATGTTTTTATATGAATTAGTTAAAGATAAAAAAGACAATCATGAATATATAGAAATAACAGGCTACGAAGGAAGTGTAACAGATCTCGTTATCCCTGATGAAATTGACGGAGTGAAAGTGGAGTCTATAGGAAGTCATGCTTTTTCATCCCGCGATGATCTTAAGTCAGTTCAGATTCCTGAAACTGTAAGGATACTTAGAAGCTATGTTTTTCACAATAGTAGAAACCTTAAGAAAATCTCACTTTATGACAGCATAGATGATTATTATGACGGAGTTGTCAGGCAGTGCGATAGTCTTGAGGAAGTTGATATAACAATTAACCGCAGCTGGTTTGAAGTTATGAGAAACTTTTTATCTGACAGCGATAGGGCGATACGCTTTGTAATACATGATAAGTTTGCAGCCGGAAATGATCATGACATGGGAAAAGCTGAGGGAAGCAGTATCGAAGCTATGTTGTCTTTTCCCGGATATGTTTATGATTTTAATGAGAATACTATGGCGAGAACTATCCAGTTTTCTATTGCAGGAGCAGGTTATGCCTACAGAGAATGCGTGGATAGGAGGAAAATAGACTTTCGCCAGTATGACAGTCTTTTTGCCAAGGCTATGATCGACGGAGGAACTATCTGCCAGGACATAGCCATAGGAAGGCTCTTATACCCTCTTGAACTTGAGGAGAGATTCAGGGCATCATATGCAGAGTATGTCAGGAACAATGGAACTGATATTTTGAAGCGGTTTATAGATCTTGCTGCCGGAAATACTGAGCAGCTTGCTTTTTTGGGAAAACTTTTGGAAAAAGATGATAAGGGTAATGACCGTTTTTCTGATAATGACATTGAAAAAGCTGTGGAATATGCAGCTACCAAGGACAATCCGGCTGTCACATCTCTTTTTATGGAAAAGACAAGAAAGGCAAGCGTAGGTAGCGAATTTTCATTTAAATTTTGA
- a CDS encoding HD-GYP domain-containing protein: MRYINVKDLTPGMIIANNLYDNNELVLLKANTELTQFYIDRIIGLDYDGIYIFDQGDVEKAKSIVSDETRIKVIGKLKKLDIDACMFLANSIVNEIQNSDSLIIERVTLSSYDNYTYVHSVNVDILSVIIGIGLGLRNEELNKLSQAALLHDIGKCDVPVEIINKPARLTPEEYEEVKKHPQYGLERLRAKEKGGDDIAAVIKNAVYSHHENWDGSGYPRGLIGEKIHLFARIIHVADVYDALTTKRAYKNALNPADTLEYLMANTGIMFDKDIVSTFLQYVAPYPIGCTVLLSDGQQGVISENNRINLPRPKVKLSNGTIIDLTEKLDVTIISILM; this comes from the coding sequence ATGAGATATATCAATGTTAAAGATCTGACTCCGGGAATGATCATTGCGAATAACCTCTATGATAATAATGAACTGGTTCTTCTCAAGGCAAATACGGAGCTTACACAATTTTATATAGACAGGATAATAGGTCTTGACTACGATGGCATCTACATTTTTGATCAGGGTGATGTAGAAAAGGCGAAATCTATAGTATCCGATGAAACCAGAATTAAAGTGATCGGCAAGCTCAAAAAACTTGACATTGACGCTTGTATGTTTCTGGCAAACAGTATAGTGAATGAAATCCAAAACTCAGATTCACTGATAATAGAACGCGTTACTCTTAGTAGCTATGACAATTATACCTATGTTCACAGCGTAAATGTAGATATCCTTTCGGTCATAATAGGAATTGGGCTCGGACTTAGAAATGAGGAACTTAATAAGCTCTCTCAGGCAGCTCTTTTGCATGACATAGGAAAATGTGATGTGCCTGTTGAGATAATAAATAAGCCTGCGAGACTGACTCCGGAAGAATATGAAGAGGTTAAAAAACATCCTCAGTACGGGTTAGAGCGCCTTCGGGCCAAAGAAAAAGGCGGCGATGATATAGCTGCGGTAATTAAAAATGCAGTTTATTCACATCACGAAAACTGGGATGGATCCGGTTATCCAAGAGGACTTATAGGAGAAAAAATACATCTTTTTGCAAGGATCATCCATGTTGCGGATGTCTATGATGCCCTTACTACCAAAAGAGCTTACAAAAATGCCCTAAACCCGGCTGATACTTTGGAATATCTTATGGCTAATACCGGGATAATGTTTGACAAGGATATTGTCAGTACATTTCTGCAATATGTGGCTCCATATCCTATTGGCTGTACTGTCCTTCTTTCTGACGGTCAGCAGGGAGTGATAAGTGAAAATAATCGGATAAATCTTCCAAGACCAAAAGTTAAATTGTCTAATGGCACAATTATTGATCTCACAGAAAAGCTGGATGTGACGATAATAAGTATTTTGATGTAA
- a CDS encoding DUF362 domain-containing protein produces MGNSNFERVAIEKCSSYGYAEIKTAVDKALDDIGGLYFVKSGMTIGIKANLVSAMAPEKSATTHPMILRRLCERLLELGASVVIGDSPGGLYTPPFLKNVYRTCGLEDMVKELDPSGEKVRLNDDYSICSGEFLKAVSLKTFIFTGWLNKVDAIINVSKLKTHAMMGMSCAVKNMFGTIPGATKPEYHMRFPNEQAFANVMVDLNEFFKPVLYVVDAIDGMEGNGPTAGEKRHIGAVLTSRKPYALDMVCADLIGMGYSDVPTLVAAGERGLGPKNVSEVEITGCAVSDVKVSDFKRATIHQSITFEGKGIKGAIASVGIKLVYNTKPMVRASECIGCKKCYETCPAKAITMVDSGKNKIPQIDRSKCIKCFCCQEFCPKGAMKVHYNILGKLANRINHI; encoded by the coding sequence TTGGGAAACAGTAATTTTGAAAGAGTTGCTATTGAAAAGTGCAGCTCTTACGGTTATGCAGAGATTAAGACAGCAGTGGACAAAGCCCTTGATGATATTGGAGGGCTTTATTTTGTGAAGAGTGGTATGACAATTGGAATTAAGGCCAATCTTGTTTCTGCCATGGCGCCTGAGAAATCGGCTACAACTCATCCGATGATCCTGAGAAGGCTGTGTGAGAGATTGCTTGAACTTGGTGCAAGTGTAGTTATAGGTGATAGCCCCGGAGGTCTTTATACTCCTCCTTTTCTCAAGAATGTATATAGGACCTGCGGTCTTGAAGATATGGTCAAAGAGCTTGATCCAAGCGGAGAAAAAGTCAGGCTTAACGATGACTACTCCATATGTTCCGGAGAGTTTCTTAAGGCGGTATCTCTTAAGACTTTTATCTTTACCGGATGGCTCAACAAGGTGGATGCGATCATTAATGTATCCAAGCTCAAGACTCATGCGATGATGGGGATGAGCTGTGCAGTAAAGAACATGTTCGGCACAATACCCGGAGCTACCAAGCCTGAATACCACATGAGATTTCCTAATGAGCAGGCATTTGCCAATGTAATGGTGGATTTAAATGAGTTTTTTAAACCGGTATTATATGTGGTTGATGCGATAGATGGCATGGAAGGAAACGGACCTACAGCCGGGGAAAAGAGACACATAGGGGCTGTACTTACATCCCGTAAGCCTTATGCCCTTGATATGGTATGCGCAGACCTCATAGGAATGGGATATTCCGATGTGCCTACTCTGGTTGCTGCCGGAGAAAGAGGCCTTGGCCCTAAAAATGTAAGTGAAGTAGAAATTACAGGATGCGCAGTTTCTGATGTCAAGGTAAGTGATTTTAAGCGAGCTACGATACATCAGAGCATAACCTTTGAAGGCAAAGGAATTAAGGGCGCAATTGCATCTGTTGGTATCAAACTTGTGTATAATACCAAGCCAATGGTCAGGGCTTCTGAGTGCATTGGCTGCAAAAAGTGCTATGAAACCTGCCCCGCCAAGGCAATTACCATGGTAGATTCCGGCAAGAACAAAATTCCGCAGATTGACAGGAGCAAGTGCATCAAATGCTTCTGCTGTCAGGAGTTTTGTCCTAAGGGAGCTATGAAGGTACACTATAATATACTTGGCAAGCTCGCAAACCGTATAAACCACATATAA